From Thamnophis elegans isolate rThaEle1 chromosome 12, rThaEle1.pri, whole genome shotgun sequence, one genomic window encodes:
- the LOC116516036 gene encoding motile sperm domain-containing protein 1: MQQQRRQPELVEGKLPVFVFPTELIFYADDQATHKQVLTLYNPYEFALKFKVLCTTPNKYVVVDASGAVKPQCCIDIVIRHRDVRPCHYGVIDKFRLQVSEQSQRKALGRKEVIATLLPTAKEQQQKEEEEKRLKEHLAESVFLEQALCQPENRIVSSGPSLLTVFVGILCIAALMLPTLGELDSLVPLYLHLSVNQKLVAAYVLGLITMVILRT; this comes from the exons ATGCAGCAGCAAAGAAGACAACCAGAGTTAGTGGAAGGGAAACTTCCCGTCTTCGTCTTTCCTACCGAACTCATATTTTACGCCGATGACCAGGCGACGCACAAGCAGGTGTTGACTCTCTACAACCCCTATGAGTTTGCCTTAAAATTCAAAG TTCTATGTACAACCCCGAATAAATATGTCGTGGTGGATGCGTCTGGTGCGGTGAAGCCTCAGTGCTGCATTGACAT AGTGATTCGCCACCGAGATGTCCGGCCTTGCCATTATGGAGTGATCGATAAGTTTCGGCTCCAAGTCTCCGAGCAAAGCCAGAGGAAAgccctgggaaggaaggaagtgatcgCGACTCTGCTCCCCACCGCGAAAGagcagcagcagaaggaagaggaagagaagaggctgAAGGAGCACCTGGCCGAAAGTGTCTTTCTGGAGCAAGCTCTGTGCCAGCCGG AAAATAGAATTGTCTCATCGGGGCCAAGTTTACTCACCGTCTTTGTGGGAATCCTGTGCATTGCTGCTCTTATGCTTCCCACATTGGGAGAATTGGATTCCCTGGTGCCTCTCTACCTCCACTTGAGCGTGAATCAGAAGTTAGTAGCTGCTTATGTATTAG gTCTCATCACCATGGTTATCCTCAGAACATGA